A genomic stretch from Pararhizobium sp. IMCC21322 includes:
- a CDS encoding transglutaminase-like cysteine peptidase: MKYLKRSLLFGFIVAFTAIEHSDARDVNSAFMAVTGKTRPPIGHVKFCRANPQECRSQVSQDRAMALTQERWDELIQINHMVNQSVQPVTDIELYSVPEVWAFPDQYGDCEDYVLLKRHHLIQAGWPAGSLLITVVRDIDGGGHAVLTVRTDRGDFVLDNQEALIKHWTETPYNYLKRQSSKHAGKWVSVADRSDDHLLAETASTD; this comes from the coding sequence ATGAAATACTTGAAACGATCCCTATTGTTTGGCTTTATCGTCGCTTTCACTGCGATTGAACATTCTGATGCCAGAGATGTAAACTCTGCTTTTATGGCGGTGACGGGCAAAACCCGACCCCCAATTGGCCACGTCAAATTCTGTCGCGCCAATCCGCAGGAGTGTCGCTCACAGGTCAGCCAGGATCGGGCTATGGCATTGACGCAGGAGCGTTGGGACGAACTCATTCAGATCAACCATATGGTCAACCAATCGGTTCAGCCGGTTACGGACATTGAGCTTTATTCAGTTCCAGAGGTTTGGGCATTTCCGGATCAATATGGCGATTGCGAAGATTACGTCCTGTTGAAGCGGCATCACCTTATACAGGCCGGTTGGCCCGCAGGCAGTCTGCTGATTACTGTTGTTCGCGATATTGACGGCGGTGGCCACGCGGTCCTGACCGTGCGTACAGATCGGGGAGATTTCGTTCTGGATAATCAGGAAGCGCTGATCAAGCATTGGACAGAAACGCCTTACAATTATCTCAAACGCCAATCCAGCAAACATGCGGGCAAATGGGTTTCTGTTGCCGACAGGAGCGACGACCATCTTCTGGCGGAAACTGCGAGTACGGATTGA
- a CDS encoding PAS domain-containing protein, whose translation MNHPTICALFNYWDRQRGALAAPARADIHPGDIRGILPEVFLLERNANGRFYYRLAGTLLCQNARRELKGQRPLAHFADLDRRKMQIALTQVAEKGTIFKAEILGTSAQGRAVEQQWIVLPLKKIAGSCARLIGACVTLDEPAWLGRDPIVRNSILSARIISAGNKAAMLELAGHSVSTHHVSLRPSTAQPFHGLGGIADPDIPHGIAELQALIERQFGRRHTQYEPVLSQRYTDSFEPVADVPVPNFNVVPLVTSEKRIQHLTVFEGGRDG comes from the coding sequence ATGAACCATCCGACAATTTGCGCCTTGTTCAATTATTGGGATCGACAGCGCGGGGCGTTGGCTGCTCCAGCGCGTGCTGACATTCATCCCGGCGATATTCGCGGTATTTTGCCAGAGGTTTTCCTGCTGGAACGCAACGCCAATGGTCGCTTTTACTACCGTCTTGCAGGCACGCTGTTATGTCAGAATGCGCGTCGGGAGTTGAAAGGACAGAGGCCGTTGGCCCATTTCGCCGATCTGGATCGGCGAAAAATGCAGATCGCCCTGACTCAGGTGGCCGAAAAAGGTACCATCTTCAAAGCAGAAATTCTGGGAACAAGTGCGCAGGGCCGTGCTGTTGAGCAGCAATGGATTGTATTGCCGCTCAAGAAAATTGCTGGCAGTTGCGCGCGGCTTATTGGTGCCTGCGTCACACTTGACGAGCCAGCTTGGTTGGGACGCGATCCGATTGTACGAAACAGCATCCTGTCCGCCAGAATCATAAGCGCAGGCAATAAAGCTGCAATGCTGGAACTGGCCGGACACTCGGTTTCCACGCACCATGTCTCGTTGCGTCCATCCACTGCGCAACCGTTTCATGGGCTTGGCGGCATTGCTGATCCTGATATTCCGCATGGTATTGCCGAATTGCAGGCTCTGATTGAGCGACAATTTGGGCGGCGTCACACCCAGTACGAACCTGTCCTGTCTCAGCGCTACACAGACAGTTTTGAACCTGTCGCTGATGTTCCGGTTCCCAACTTTAATGTTGTTCCATTGGTGACATCGGAAAAACGGATCCAGCACCTTACTGTATTTGAGGGCGGTCGCGACGGCTAA